One segment of Solanum stenotomum isolate F172 chromosome 1, ASM1918654v1, whole genome shotgun sequence DNA contains the following:
- the LOC125877467 gene encoding WAT1-related protein At1g68170-like, giving the protein MENLCNVLHGMRPLLLMIMGQMILAGMNIVFKLATSDGMNFSVLIFYRSLFASVFMIPLAFFIERGKRPKLTKMVLFQAFLCGILGGSIGQNMYLQSLVYTSATFVSAMFNLIPAMTFIVAIILRLEKLGWHSAAGKAKVFGTIISISGAMLLSLYKGPEIHMGSTNINLLSSPKHKGESKPLIGAVLAIVGCTCYALLLIVQAKAAKRYPCPYSFTALLNVMAAVQCFVVAVVVERDWNQWKLGWNIRLVAAAYTGIFCSGVLFTILAWVVRMKGPVYASIFNPLMLVMVAITGYLFLGEKLVLGTILGSVVIVCGLYVVLWGKDKEIKKVSQLVPDEEEIDIKSSSRKGSSHGGSSKREGKEEEQQEEQEENKRDSQVGSEILGGIYIYH; this is encoded by the exons ATGGAAAATTTATGCAATGTGTTGCATGGAATGAGGCCACTTTTGCTTATGATTATGGGGCAAATGATACTTGCAGGAATGAATATTGTGTTCAAACTTGCAACAAGCGATGGCATGAATTTTAGTGTTTTGATCTTTTATCGCTCTCTGTTCGCCTCTGTTTTCATGATCCCTTTAGCATTCTTCATTGAAAG GGGAAAAAGACCCAAGCTAACAAAGATGGTTTTATTCCAAGCATTTCTGTGTGGTATACTTGG GGGATCAATAGGCCAAAACATGTACCTGCAAAGCTTGGTCTACACATCAGCAACTTTTGTCTCAGCCATGTTCAATCTTATCCCTGCCATGACCTTTATCGTTGCCATCATATTGAG GTTAGAGAAGCTGGGTTGGCATTCAGCAGCAGGTAAAGCAAAGGTATTTGGGACGATCATTTCTATCAGCGGAGCGATGCTCCTATCACTCTACAAAGGGCCAGAGATACATATGGGGAGCACAAACATAAACTTGTTGAGTTCCCCAAAACATAAGGGGGAAAGTAAACCTTTAATAGGTGCTGTTCTTGCCATAGTTGGTTGTACTTGCTATGCACTATTGTTGATTGTTCAG GCAAAAGCGGCTAAACGATATCCATGCCCTTACTCATTCACCGCTCTACTGAATGTAATGGCAGCAGTTCAATGTTTTGTTGTTGCAGTAGTTGTGGAAAGAGATTGGAATCAATGGAAATTGGGGTGGAACATTAGACTTGTTGCTGCAGCATATACG GGGATTTTTTGTTCTGGAGTACTGTTTACCATCCTTGCATGGGTTGTCCGGATGAAAGGCCCGGTATATGCATCCATTTTTAACCCTTTGATGCTTGTGATGGTGGCAATTactggatacttgttcttgggAGAAAAGTTGGTCCTCGGAAC CATCCTTGGATCAGTCGTGATAGTGTGTGGACTATACGTTGTCTTGTGGGGAAAAgataaagaaatcaagaaagTGAGCCAGTTGGTTCCGGATGAAGAAGAGATTGACATAAAATCTTCGTCGCGTAAAGGCAGTAGCCATGGTGGTAGCAGCAAAAGGgagggaaaagaagaagaacaacaagaagaacaagaagagaATAAGAGGGATTCACAAGTTGGTTCTGAAATATTAGGAGGTATATACATTTATCACTAG
- the LOC125877521 gene encoding multiprotein-bridging factor 1c, translating to MPMRPTGGLKQDWDPIVLHKPKMKAQDLKDPKVVNQALRTGAQVQTVKKFDGGLNKKAAMAAVNVRKLDEAAEPAALEKVPVDVRQAIQKARIEKKMSQADLAKKINERTQVVAEYENGKAVPNQLVLGKMEKVLGVKLRGKIHKS from the coding sequence ATGCCGATGCGACCAACAGGCGGATTGAAACAAGATTGGGATCCAATCGTGCTGCACAAGCCAAAGATGAAGGCACAAGACCTGAAGGATCCGAAAGTTGTGAACCAGGCATTGCGAACTGGAGCACAAGTTCAAACGGTGAAGAAATTCGACGGTGGATTGAACAAGAAGGCGGCGATGGCGGCAGTTAATGTAAGGAAGCTAGATGAGGCGGCGGAACCAGCGGCACTTGAGAAAGTGCCAGTAGATGTGAGGCAAGCGATACAGAAAGCGAGGATTGAGAAGAAGATGAGCCAAGCTGATCTAGCGAAGAAGATTAATGAAAGGACGCAAGTTGTTGCGGAGTATGAGAATGGTAAGGCGGTGCCTAATCAACTTGTGTTGGGGAAAATGGAGAAAGTGCTTGGTGTTAAACTTAGAGGTAAAATTCACAAGTCATGA